A stretch of the Cucurbita pepo subsp. pepo cultivar mu-cu-16 chromosome LG16, ASM280686v2, whole genome shotgun sequence genome encodes the following:
- the LOC111777333 gene encoding cytochrome P450 81E8-like, translating into MDFLSVLLLLLLVFLFLQQFITCRRNLPPSPPSVPIIGHLHLLQRPIHRNFHHIAAKYGPIFTLRFGSRLALIVSSLQLAEECFTKNDVVFANRPRLLIGKYLGYNFTTISTTPYGDHWRNLRRLTSMEIFSTARLNAALSIRKDEIRRLLVKLHSESFARVELKSMFSELSFNVVMRVVTGKRYFGEEVSNETEAREFRELMDETSRHGGASNWIDFMPILKWIGFGEYEKSLAKLTKRADKFMQKLVEDRRNQTGLQIEKQSTLLDRLLELQASEPEYYSDEIIKGVILVLLRAGADSTSVTMEWAMTQLLNNPEVISKAKAEIDTKIGRDRLVDEADLTNLHYLQAIISETFRLHPAAPMLLTHYSSDDCTVAGYDIPRGTMLLVNAWAIHRDPKLWDDPMRFRPERFLGEGNELLSNKLIPFGMGRRACPGETMAQRLIGLSLGLLIQCYDWKNVGYQKVDMTEGGGITIQKVQPLETLCRALPIMDKVLSNGLD; encoded by the coding sequence atggattttctctctgttttgcTGCTCCTCcttcttgttttccttttcctgCAACAATTCATTACCTGCCGGCGAAATCTCCCGCCGAGCCCACCGTCTGTTCCGATCATCGGCCATCTCCACCTCCTTCAACGCCCAATCCACCGGAACTTCCACCACATCGCCGCCAAATACGGACCCATTTTCACTCTCCGATTCGGATCTCGCCTTGCCCTCATAGTCTCTTCACTCCAACTAGCCGAAGAATGCTTCACCAAAAACGATGTCGTTTTCGCCAACCGTCCGCGTTTACTCATCGGAAAATACCTCGGCTACAACTTCACCACTATCTCCACCACACCTTACGGCGACCACTGGCGAAACCTCCGTCGCCTCACCTCTATGGAGATATTTTCCACGGCGCGTCTCAACGCAGCTCTCAGTATCCGTAAGGATGAAATCCGGCGATTATTGGTCAAACTCCATTCCGAATCGTTTGCTAGAGTGGAGTTGAAATCAATGTTTTCAGAATTGAGTTTCAACGTTGTGATGAGGGTCGTGACCGGAAAACGGTACTTCGGCGAGGAGGTTTCCAATGAAACAGAGGCGAGGGAGTTCAGAGAGCTTATGGATGAAACATCGCGTCATGGAGGAGCGTCGAATTGGATCGATTTCATGCCGATTTTGAAATGGATTGGGTTTGGTGAATATGAGAAGAGTTTGGCCAAATTGACGAAAAGGGCCGATAAATTTATGCAGAAATTGGTTGAAGATCGTCGGAATCAGACAGGATTGCAAATAGAAAAACAGAGTACTCTGCTTGATCGGCTTCTGGAACTTCAGGCATCTGAGCCGGAATATTACTCCGATGAGATCATCAAAGGGGTCATTCTGGTTTTGCTGCGTGCCGGAGCTGACTCAACCTCTGTGACCATGGAATGGGCAATGACTCAATTACTCAACAACCCGGAGGTGATATCCAAAGCCAAAGCTGAGATCGACACCAAGATTGGTCGAGATCGACTCGTTGATGAAGCAGATCTCACCAACCTCCACTACCTTCAAGCCATTATTTCTGAGACCTTCCGATTGCACCCTGCAGCCCCGATGCTCCTCACACACTATTCCTCCGATGACTGCACCGTCGCAGGCTACGACATTCCTCGTGGGACGATGTTGTTGGTCAATGCTTGGGCAATTCATAGAGACCCCAAGCTGTGGGATGACCCCATGAGGTTCCGACCTGAGAGATTCTTAGGGGAAGGGAATGAGTTGCTGTCGAACAAGTTAATTCCTTTTGGGATGGGAAGGAGGGCTTGTCCTGGGGAAACTATGGCGCAACGGTTAATAGGATTGAGTTTGGGGCTATTGATTCAGTGTTATGATTGGAAGAATGTTGGATATCAAAAGGTAGACATGACTGAAGGTGGAGGTATCACCATTCAAAAAGTTCAGCCTTTGGAAACCTTGTGTAGAGCTCTCCCAATCATGGATAAAGTTCTATCAAATGGTTTGGACTAA
- the LOC111777334 gene encoding uncharacterized protein LOC111777334 encodes MAARRCTASKPSRSDVVLDNEEQMRITDQIRAQFDSIAPKRPMKPSRSESESDSSTQNPSGSTAEEAIPELDKLRNLQTQSHVLALGVGDSLVQEEYVETEYYKELDSIEKRHHKTGSGFIQVGKEGGGNVVHTQFIDAATGGRVHLHGGYKGNPATNDWLPTFDDRDLIFKSQKPNRSEGC; translated from the exons ATGGCGGCACGGCGGTGCACAGCGAGCAAGCCAAGCCGGAGCGACGTGGTGTTGGACAACGAGGAGCAGATGCGAATCACCGATCAGATCAGAGCCCAGTTCGATTCCATCGCTCCCAAGCGGCCGATGAAACCGAGCCGAAGCGAATCTGAATCCGATTCCTCGACGCAAAACCCATCTGGAAGCACCGCAGAAGAGGCTATTCCCGAGCTCGATAAGCTCCGAAATCTCCAGACCCAATCTCAT GTCTTAGCCTTGGGAGTTGGGGATTCGTTGGTGCAGGAGGAGTATGTGGAGACGGAGTATTACAAGGAGTTGGATTCGATTGAAAAGCGGCATCATAAG ACGGGGAGTGGATTCATACAAGTGGGTAAGGAAGGGGGAGGAAATGTTGTTCATACTCAGTTTATTGATGCTGCAACTGGTGGGAGGGTTCATCTTCATGGCGGCTACAAAGGCAATCCTGCAACTAATGATTGGCTCCCAACATTTGATGATCGtgatttgatcttcaaatccCAGAAGCCCAATCGAAGCGAAGGTTGTTAG